The Candidatus Bathyarchaeia archaeon DNA window AGAGCCTTAATTATCGCTATTTCAATAAAGGCCGCTGCCAGCAGCACTATCGCACATATAGTGATTAAGATACAGGCGTTAACAAGTTCCCTTTTCCAGTCACGTTTTATGATGCGCCATGTAAGCCAAGCGTTTTCAGCAAAAGCTGTAGAGTACGCCAAAAACTCAAGCCAAGAGAATGGCATAATGAAAAGTGACAGGAAAATTAGGTGGGGGTTTACGCCTCCAACTATGCTTTGAGCCGCAATCACAACTCCAGTGCTGTAAAGCACATAAAAACCAAATAGGATTCCAACAACCGGGACAAAGAAGGATAAGCATAAAGCGAAATTATTGCCGAAAATCAATGTGGCCCCACGAAGCACGTCAACAGTTAAAACATAATTCTGCATATCCTTAACTTCCTCAGTTATCGCAGAAGCCTCCTCCTTAGAGAGGGGTGCTGAAACACCCGTAGCTGTGACGGCTACTGAAAGGATAAAGAACATTAGAATGGTGATTACACGTTTCACTTTTGACGGAAACCCTCTCCAGACATCCAATGCCAAGGTTTCTGCCACTTCCACGATGGCCCTATGTTTTCGGGGCTATTTTTAGGGTTCTAAAACCCCTTGCACATGGGTTGAGCATCTCCACAATATTAACTTTTTCCAATACCCCTTCAACGTCCACTGCATAGCCCGAAACGTCATGCTCCGCCGCCATCAACGAGCATAAGTAAACCTTGTTCTCGACTATTTTTGGCTGACATTTAGAGGGCAATCCAAGCATAAGGGGCTCCCTCTGCTTCAGAGCTTTCTCAGAGGCATATATTATGGCGTGAGCCCCCGCCGTCAGTTCGGCTATCCTCACTGGGATACTTTCTTTACCTATAGCTAAAACGTCTACACCATATTTTTGCGAGATTTCTCCAGA harbors:
- a CDS encoding stage II sporulation protein M, yielding MEVAETLALDVWRGFPSKVKRVITILMFFILSVAVTATGVSAPLSKEEASAITEEVKDMQNYVLTVDVLRGATLIFGNNFALCLSFFVPVVGILFGFYVLYSTGVVIAAQSIVGGVNPHLIFLSLFIMPFSWLEFLAYSTAFAENAWLTWRIIKRDWKRELVNACILITICAIVLLAAAFIEIAIIKALSASS